In Juglans regia cultivar Chandler chromosome 13, Walnut 2.0, whole genome shotgun sequence, the following proteins share a genomic window:
- the LOC118344289 gene encoding uncharacterized protein LOC118344289 → MEGYTIVHGRWCDVEDAYSWLNNRRVHDGTWTVVRYGGRLFMVKHSILLMHFFRPLWMLTTCTDGRVHNGTWTVVRCGGRLFMVKQRKGTRWYMDSGAMWRTLIHG, encoded by the exons ATGGAAGGGTACACGATCGTACATGGACGGTGGTGCGATGTGGAGGACGCTTATTCATGGTTAAACA ATAGAAGGGTACACGATGGTACATGGACAGTGGTGCGATATGGAGGACGCTTATTCATGGTTAAACA CAGCATATTGTTGATGCATTTCTTTCGTCCACTCTGGATGCTAACTACATGTACAGACGGAAGGGTACACAATGGTACATGGACAGTGGTGCGATGTGGAGGACGGTTATTCATGGTTAAACA ACGGAAGGGTACACGGTGGTACATGGACAGTGGTGCGATGTGGAGGACGCTTATTCATGGTTAA